The Scyliorhinus torazame isolate Kashiwa2021f chromosome 10, sScyTor2.1, whole genome shotgun sequence genome contains a region encoding:
- the jph3b gene encoding junctophilin-3 isoform X2 — MSRGGRFDFDDGGSYCGGWEDGKAHGHGICTGPKGQGEYAGSWSHGFEVVGVYTWPSGNTYQGTWAQGKRHGIGVESKGKWVYKGEWCHGFKGRYGVRESTGSGAKYEGTWNNGLQDGYGTETYRDGDSFRFSASSEIQPFWRKSEKILPF; from the exons ATGTCCAGGGGTGGCAGGTTCGATTTTGACGATGGAGGGTCGTATTGTGGAGGTTGGGAAGATGGCAAGGCTCACGGACATGGCATCTGCACCGGCCCAAAGGGCCAAGGAGAATACGCGGGCTCCTGGAGCCATGGCTTCGAGGTGGTGGGAGTGTACACCTGGCCAAGTGGCAATACTTACCAGGGGACATGGGCTCAAGGAAAGAGGCATGGCATCGGAGTGGAGAGCAAGGGAAAGTGGGTCTACAAAGGCGAATGGTGCCATGGTTTCAAAGGACGATATGGGGTTCGGGAAAGCACTGGCAGTGGAGCCAAGTACGAGGGAACATGGAACAATGGGCTACAAGATGGATACGGAACAGAGACCTACAGAGATGGAG attcattcaggttctctgcaagttcagaaatacagcctttctggagaaagagTGAGAAGATTCTTCCTTTCTGA